From a single Carassius carassius chromosome 8, fCarCar2.1, whole genome shotgun sequence genomic region:
- the LOC132144765 gene encoding sialidase-1-like: MTKLAAMNHALLRILLLTVSCAFARNETLNPAIIDEQLLWVSGAIGEVNTYRIPLLTFTTQGSLLAFAEARKLSFQDIGAKFIALRRSTDRGATWSPTSFIVDDGDLADGLNLGSVVVDEETGAVIVIYSLCFHRYHCKPSNTMMVQSLDDGFTWSAPRNLNPQLGLMSFLPGPGFGIQKRHPPAVGRLVVCGHGSLAGDGVFCILSDDHGNTWRYGAELKSIPYNQRKHDLDFEPDECQPVELDDGSIVINVRNQYHYHCRCRIVVRSLDGGESLPVEELVFDHTLEDSAVAAGALEKEGVLYFTNPANANSRVNLTLRWSLNRGKSWVKDTLKIWAGPSGYSCITSLKGNETVDHKYIYVIYEKGQKDYFESISLVKIDLYSDQ; the protein is encoded by the exons ATGACAAAACTTGCCGCCATGAATCACGCTCTTTTGCGGATTTTGCTTCTTACGGTGTCGTGTGCGTTTGCGCGAAATGAAACG CTCAATCCAGCTATCATCGATGAGCAGCTGCTCTGGGTCAGTGGTGCAATTGGAGAAGTGAACACCTACAGAATTCCCCTGCTCACCTTCACTACTCAGGGAAGTCTGCTGGCTTTTGCAGAGGCCCGGAAACTGTCCTTCCAAGACATTGGAGCCAAGTTCATCGCTTTAAGACGCTCCACAGACAGAG GAGCCACCTGGTCTCCCACCTCCTTCATAGTGGACGATGGTGATCTAGCAGATGGGCTGAATCTAGGTTCGGTCGTTGTGGATGAAGAGACTGGCGCTGTGATAGTCATCTACTCGTTGTGTTTCCACCGTTATCACTGCAAGCCCTCAAACACAATGATGGTGCAGAGTCTGGATGATGGGTTCACCTGGAGCGCCCCGCGAAACCTTAACCCTCAATTGGGGCTCATGAGTTTTCTTCCTGGACCTGGCTTCGGCATACAA AAACGTCATCCGCCCGCAGTTGGGCGTCTGGTGGTGTGTGGCCACGGCAGCTTGGCTGGAGACGGAGTGTTCTGCATCCTGAGTGATGATCATGGAAACACATGGAGATACGGAGCTGAGCTGAAGAGCATTCCCTACAACCAGCGCAAACACGACCTTGACTTTGAACCAGATGAGTGTCAG ccagtggagctggatgacgGCAGCATCGTGATTAATGTGCGCAACCAATATCACTACCACTGCCGCTGTCGCATTGTTGTACGCAGTCTGGATGGAGGAGAGTCTCTGCCGGTGGAGGAGCTGGTGTTTGATCACACACTGGAGGATTCTGCGGTTGCAGCTGGAGCTTTAGAGAAGGAAGGAGTGCTTTACTTCACCAACCCAGCCAACGCTAACAGCA GAGTGAACCTCACCCTTCGCTGGTCTCTGAATCGCGGTAAATCATGGGTGAAAGATACTCTGAAGATCTGGGCCGGGCCAAGTGGATACTCATGTATAACGTCACTTAAAGGCAATGAAACCGTGGATCATAAATACATCTATGTCATCTATGAGAAAGGCCAAAAAGACTATTTTGAGTCCATCTCCCTTGTGAAAATTGACCTGTACAGCGACCAGTGA
- the LOC132145580 gene encoding sialidase-1-like — translation MDFIRQFGVVIVIAVLSGARADESQIDPLIYEEQLLWVGGGAGEVNTYRIPLLTFTTRGSLLAFSEARKMSSGDIGAKFIALRRSTDKGATWSPITFIVNDGDLADGLNLGSVVVDEETGAVILIYSLCFHRYHCKPSSTMMVQSLDDGFTWSAPRNLSVELGVKSFAPGPGFGIQKRYAPNVGRLVVCGHGSIAGDGVFCILSDDHGASWRYGAALKSIPYNQPKQDLDFNPDECQPVELEDGSIVIHVRNQNNYHCRCRIIVRSLDGGETLPVEELVFDKALIDPAVAAGALQKQGVMYFTNPSSTQHRVNLTLRWSFSDGKSWEKQAVQIWAGPSGYSSMTSLKGDSPEDSSYIYVIYEKGHKDYWETISFVKIHLYGGK, via the exons ATGGATTTTATTCGCCAGTTTGGAGTTGTGATTGTGATCGCGGTGCTCTCCGGCGCGCGAGCAGACGAGTCTCAG ATCGACCCGCTGATATATGAGGAGCAGCTGCTGTGGGTCGGCGGTGGAGCCGGTGAGGTCAACACTTACAGGATCCCTCTGCTGACCTTCACAACGCGTGGAAGTCTGCTGGCTTTCTCTGAGGCCAGGAAAATGTCCTCCGGTGACATCGGTGCGAAGTTCATCGCGCTGAGACGCTCCACTGACAAAG GAGCCACCTGGTCTCCCATCACCTTCATAGTGAACGATGGTGATCTAGCAGATGGGCTGAATCTAGGTTCGGTCGTTGTGGATGAAGAGACTGGTGCTGTGATACTCATCTACTCGTTGTGTTTCCACCGTTATCACTGCAAGCCCTCCAGCACCATGATGGTGCAGAGTCTGGATGACGGGTTCACCTGGAGCGCCCCGCGAAACCTCTCCGTTGAGCTGGGGGTGAAGAGCTTTGCTCCAGGGCCTGGCTTCGGCATACAG AAACGGTATGCTCCCAATGTGGGCCGTCTGGTGGTGTGTGGCCACGGATCCATTGCTGGCGATGGGGTCTTCTGCATCCTGAGTGATGATCATGGTGCATCCTGGAGATATGGAGCTGCTCTGAAGAGCATCCCTTACAATCAGCCTAAACAAGACCTGGACTTCAACCCGGACGAGTGTCAG CCAGTGGAACTGGAGGACGGAAGTATAGTCATCCATGTGCGCAACCAGAACAACTACCACTGCCGCTGTCGAATAATAGTGCGGAGTCTGGATGGAGGCGAGACTCTTCCTGTGGAGGAGCTGGTGTTTGACAAAGCCCTGATCGACCCCGCCGTCGCAGCCGGAGCCCTGCAGAAACAAGGAGTGATGTACTTCACCAACCCCTCCAGCACTCAGCACA GGGTCAACCTAACTCTTCGCTGGTCCTTTTCTGATGGGAAGTCATGGGAAAAGCAGGCTGTCCAGATCTGGGCGGGGCCAAGCGGTTATTCCTCTATGACATCACTCAAGGGAGATTCTCCTGAGGACAGCAGCTACATTTATGTCATTTATGAAAAGGGCCATAAAGATTACTGGGAGACCATCTCTTTTGTCAAAATCCATCTATACGGAGGGAAATAA